Part of the Debaryomyces hansenii CBS767 chromosome C complete sequence genome is shown below.
GACAAAACATTAAAAAGTCCACAAATTGGTCTGatgaacaaattgaaggaTGGTTAAGAATGTTATTAAAATCACCTAGAAGGTTTAAGCTTCTTGAAGAGGACTATCTTTATGGAGGTAATCCAAATAGACCTATCAGAAGAACCAATGGCGGAGGACAAGATACGGGGTCTAGTGATTTGGAGaataatccaaataaaCCCAAGTCAAAAGACCAAGCTAAACGGTCATTTGCGAGAAATGAGAAGAATAAGGCAAGCAAAGCCAACCACAACAGGAAGAGTGGCCATAACAAGAAAACTAGCCGTGAATTAGCGGGAATGCAGTAGTAGattttgtatatatttaatttaggTAACTTTTAGATACGCGAGGCACGACtgaatgaaaaaaatggaTTTGGTAGCAATATGATCTATCAAGCTTTTCTTTAACTCTTTATATTGTAATactaattgataataatgattacAGCGTTGTTCATATATAACCCTAAAGGGGACGTTCTTATGTCTAAGTTGTATAATGAAGGAGTGAAGAGAAATATATCTGATGTATTTAGAATTCAAGTGATGTCAGTGAATTCTCAACATTATTCTAACGGAGGAAATGGCGGTAGGGAAGTTCGTTCACCCGTGTTAACATTGGGATCTACATcgtttatttatataaagTCAGGGTTGTTATGGATATGTGCCGTGACTAGATCGAACCAGGATTGTTCAGCAATTTTGGAGTTCCTATACAAGCTCGAGTCGTTATTGAAGGTAATGTTGGATGAAACTCCAGGCGAGAAAGTGTTGACAGAAGACATGATTGTGAATAATTTCAGCTTAGTGtatgaattattggacGAGGTTGTAGAGTTTGGATACCCAACTAATTTAGAGTTGAGCTATTTACAGAATCTTTTGACTTCGGTATCAGCAAATGATaagattttcaaattgCCCAATAATGCTTTATCAGGGGCCAAGTCGTTGAACTCAGGGTTATCTAGGCGGAAGACGGTTAAACTCAACTCGCTGAATATTACATGGAGAAACCCTGACATTAAATACAGGAGAAATGAGATCTTTTTGAACGTTGAAGAGAAGATTAATGTCTTAATGAATTCACAAGCGGAAGTGCTAAGAGCATACGTTGATGGGAAAATACAAATGAAAACGCATTTGTCGGGAATGCCCGAATGTAGGTTTGGATTGAATGATGACAGCTTGGTGTTGAATTCGATGAGTGCCGACCGGTCCGCAATACCCAATAGTGGATCAGTGACATTGGAAGATTGCAAGTTCCACCAGTCAGTCGAATTGAACAAGTTTGATTCTGATAGAGTTATACAGTTCATACCGCCAGATGGCGAATTCCAGTTGATGTCATACAACTGCATGCTGAACATCAATTTACCCTTTGGGGTCTATCCCCAGGTCCACCAGCTTGGAAACCTGAGAGTACTGTACAAATTAAGaattaaatctttattCCCATCCAAAATTCCTGCAACAGGCGTGCAGATCAAGATACCGACCCCAAAGGGTGTTAtcaattcatattcaaCCAATTCGCTGGGAAAATCGAAGTTTCACCCAGAGGCAAACtatataatttggaaatttaacaaattttttgGCAATCAAGAGCATGATTTAACTGCAGAAGTCGAATTGCCTCATTCGAGCGATGCAgatatcaagaatttgCTCAACTGGGCCAGACCACCGATCAAGTTGGAGTTCACCATCGATATGTTTTCGTGCTCAGGCTTGACTGTCAAGTTTTTAAGGGTTCAAGAAAAGTCTAATTACAGAACTGTTAAGTGGGTCAAATACACTTCACAATCGGGCTCTTATGACATTCGTTATTAGAGTTTatatcattgaataatgctGTTTGATATATCACTAGAGCTTTCGCAATTCTGCTGAATGCACGTTTTCTCAGCGAAATTTTATCAGGATAACTTTTTAGACATAAGTAGTAGATTATACtaaacaattgaagaatattaatcTCAGAATAGTACATAGCATAACATGAGAGACCTTTTTGTATTGGGAGGGTCGTCCCATCCAAATTTAACCCGCTCGATTTGTCGCAACTTGACTATTGACCAAGCCTTTGTTGATTCgaaaaaattttccaatGGAGAGACTAGTATTGAAATCCAGGACTCAGTTAGAGAAAAAGATGTTTTTATCATACAATCGGGGTGTGGACATGTAAATGacaattttcttgaattattgattatgatAGCTGCATGTAAGACGGCTAGTGCCAAAAGGGTGACGGCAGTGTTACCATTATTCCCATACTCGAGACAGCCTGATGTTCCTCATGCAGCATCACTTACAGGGGCACCATCGGTGAGTACCAAGAAGGATAAATATACGTTCGAAAGTGCACCTGGTACACCTAGACCTTTATCAAGAGGCGAATCTGAAGCAGAAGGGCCGGTATCACCAACACCTTCATCAGCAAACAGCTCGCAACAAACCGAAACTCTCTTAAGTAAAGCCACAATGAATAATGTCAAGCAACCAGTTCCTACGAGGGTTAATACCAAGATTCCTTCATATACACCCACATCAATTGTGACTAATTCAGCAGCTACAAACTTGCCCTGTGTGGATGTATACGGGAAGACCGAGAGTGGTTACAAGCAATGGATTGCGCAAAACGGGACTTTGATTGCCAATTTATTAACCACTGCTGGGGCTGACCGTTGCATTACTATGGATTTACACGATCCCCAGTTTCAAGGTTTCTTTAACATCCCCGTGGATAACCTCTACTCAAAGCCATTGTTAAAGCACTATATTATAGACTACATACCCAACTACCTGGATTGTGTTATCGTTTCACCAGACAGTGGAGGAGCCAAGAGAGCCACTTCTATAGCAGATGCACTTGGATGTTCGTTTGCGTTAATTCATAAGGAGAGAAGGGCCAAGGTCGCAAACACACCTCCATCGACCAATGCAACGAACACCGGCTTGCATTCGGTGCAAAATTCATTAGTGGCCACCACCATGTTGGTGGGTGATGTCAAGGACCGTGTCTGTGTGTTGGTGGATGACTTGGTGGATTCGTCTTACACTATCACGAGGGCCGCCAAGTTATTGAAAGACCAAGGGGCAAAATACGTGTATGCACTTGTCACACATGGGATTTTCAGTGGAGATGCCATCAACAGAATTAATAAGTCTGCGGTGGACAAGCTCATCGTCACTAACTCTGTCCCTCAAAATGACAACATAGGCGTATTAGGCGACAAGCTCGAGGTGTTGGACATCTCGCGGATATTGGCCGAGTCGATCAGAAGAATTCACAATGGTGAATCCGTTTCAATGCTTTTCGACCACGGATGGTAGGTCGAATCTgtatgtatttattaacCCTTCATGTTATATACCTAAACAATGTAATGTATTTAATGCATCGCAAACTTCTATCAACTATAATATTTATCTCTGTACCCCCATTCATCCTATATCGCACAATCTCGTTAGCATACTGCTCAATCCCGTTACCACTAGCATCCCCATCAAAAAAGCATAATTGCAAATACAGTAGAAAGCAGCAATTTTCGGTACATCCAtacacctcaacatccATACACATACACAACCACTATAATCACCCCCATACTAGACACCACGTCAGCTCCAAATCAACCCCAAATCCAAAACCCTCTCAAACCTTCCTTCTCCGGCCACTCATAACCTATACCTAGCCCGTTTAGCGTCTTAATGCCAATTCTCTGCCCTCCGTCCGCCCGCGATGCCTCATTACCCCGGAAAATGCCAAATATAAATGCCAATAAGTGCCAAATTAATGCCCATCGGACACCAATTTCAAAGCCCGTAGTGGTACATGTTTCCGCCCGCGCCATCCACGCCAACTGCTTCCAAAAAAAATGCCCCATCTCCGTTATTGTTCGCTCGCTACTTCTGGCCCAACACCCTGTATACATATTTTTCTCCCATCCCGTATATTGTTTGGTCATGTATGGGGTCAACGGCGATGCAAATGCCCTATTCTGTGAATGGTAGTTATTGTCAACCTTTCTTTTCGTTCTGTCGTTTATAGTAATACCGCTAAAACATCTCTACATCGCTTGTATCCCACCAACCGGTCTTTCCACCCAATAACGTAGCGTCTACCACCCATTCTCTGTGGTGCGAAGGTAAACTATGGCGAGATACTCCTAGTTCGGAGAACATCGGAGTGGTGCCGAGGTTGACCGGTAGTATTGGTGTTGACCGGACATCGCCCTCCGAACTATTGGAGCATCACACCGCCACATACTTACGACAGTCGGAAAATTCCGGTCGTAACTCCAACACGGCACACCGCCAAAAGGGCCAAAACCGCCTAAATCCCCCCTCAGAGAGCCCTCGGAAATCACCCCCCATTAGCAGTCAAATCCCCAGAGCTGCGAATATATAAAGTCACTTATATTCCCTATTAATacattttctttctttatcaGGTTCaattatagatataattGACATAGGATTGTTatagaatataattataacATACACAACATGACAGGGGAATTGAATATACAAGGTTTGTCTTTGGATGCTAGTAACTCCAACAATTCATCGGTACAGAGCTTAAAACATGGATACATCGATAGTCCATTTTCTGGTAAGAAAGACCAATATGAACAGGTTTTGGATGTGTTAGACAGCACTGGATTTATCCCAGAGTCGTTGATCGAGCTGGAAGCTAGATGGTTTTACGAGAGTTTGGGGATCGACGATGTTTTCTTTGCCCGCGAGTCGGCGCAAGGAATCGCCAATCACATCCACTCGTTGTATTCGTGTAAGGTGCAAGCGTTTGCTACTGACAGCAGCGATCAGCCTTTGATTCACTACAAGAGGGAGGCGGAAGACCATGCGGTGTTTTTTGACACGTATGGCGCTAACGACTACACTCGTAACCGGTTCGAGGAAAGGATCGATGACAAGTACATAGATCCGTCGAGCCACTTGGGCACCAGTTACAGAGGTGAGTACTTCAGTGCGCCATTGAACTACAAGCAGGATGCGATCTTATCGGGAGTCTTTGAGAAGAATGCCGACTTGAGTAACCAGTTTGTCAGATGTTACTTTATCTACAAGAACAACTATCACCATGCGGAGGTCTCGACAGACGAGACCGATTTGGAAAAGATCGGTGACAAGACGTTCTTGAAGATCGCTTCGGCCAAGACCAAGGAGCTCTACTCCGAGATCATCAAGAATGTGATCTCTAACACCGGGCCCGTGATCAAGTACTTCCCAATCGAAGAGCTGGAAGAATATAGAGTGGTCATTGGGTTCAGACAGAAGACTTCTGCTAGATACAACTCGGCTTTGAGTGATTTGGTCAACTACTACAAGTTGCAAACCACCAGAAAGTacattgaacaattttccAACGGTGTTTCCATCGTTTCGATGTACCTTACTTCGAAGCACAACAAGACGCCTGTTGACTTATCCATCTACCAGGTCATCAAGGAAGCCTCGTTGTTGTACTGTATTCCTCACAATTACTTCCATGATAGATTTATCTCGGGTGAGTTATCTTTACAAGAAAGTATATATGCACAATGTGGGGTTATTTTCGTTACACATTTCTTGAACAGATTGGGCCCAGAATACAACAAGTTGACTGCATTATTAGATCCTGCTAAGTCGACTAACCACGCCGAAGTCTTGAATTCGTTGAAGAAACGTTTAAGGTCAGAAACTTTCACCCAGAACTACATccaagaaatttttgacACCAAGCGTGATATTGTCAGAAAATTGTACCGTCAATTCGCTGATGTCCACTACATTCGTTCTTCCATGGAGAAGACCTTGTCTTATCAAAGATTATCTCAAATAACTCCAGTGGGTaccgaagaagaattcgaagaattgTTAAATCGTGAGTGTTCCCAAAACGAACACCACATCTTGGTGTTGAAGGCtttgtttgttttcaaCAACtctattttgaaaacaaatTTCTACACTTCTACCAAGGTTGCAATCTCATTTAGATTGAACCCTACGTTCTTACCAGCTACTGAATATCCAGAGAAGCCATACGGTATGTTCTTCATTGTCGGTAGTGACTTCAGAGGTTTCCACATCAGATTTAGAGATGTAGCTAGAGGTGGTATCAGAATTGTGAAATCGAGATCGCTTGATGCTTACAACACTAATGCCAGAAACTTGTTCGATGAAAACTATAACTTAGCAAATACTcaacaaagaaagaataaagaTATTCCTGAAGGTGGTTCTAAGGGGGTTATTCTTTTGGATCCAGGTGTGGCTCAAGATAGACCAAGAGCTTGTTTCGAAAAGTATATCGATTCGTTAAtcgatttattattaaagcaACATATACCTGGTGTTAAAGATTCCTATGTTGACTTATATAACAAGCAggaaattttattcttgGGTCCTGATGAAGGTACCGCTCACTACGTTGACTGGGCTACCTTACATGCTAAAGCAAGAGGTGCACCATGGTGGAAGTCTTTCTTAACCGGTAAGAACCCTAAGCTTGGTGGTATTCCTCACGATGAATATGGTATGACCAGTTTGTCAGTAAGAGCTTACGTAAATAAGATCTATGAAAAGttgaatattgatgatgcCAAAATCAGAAAGTTCCAAACTGGTGGTCCAGATGGTGATCTTGGTagtaatgaaattttattgtcCAGAAATGAAAACTATGTTGGTCTTGTTGATGGTTCTGGAGTTATCGCAGATCCAAATGGTCTTgataaacaagaattacTCAGATTAGCCAaggaaagaaaaatgatcTGTAATTACGATAAGTCTAAATTATCTCCAGCAGGTTATATTGTTTTGGTTGATGATGTCAACATTAAATTACCAAATGGAATTACTGTTCCTAACGGTGTCAGCTTTAGAAATACCTTCCATTTAAAGATTAAAGAAGCATTTGGCACTGACAAGGTTGACTTGTTTGTTCCATGCGGTGGTAGACCAGCTGCTATTGATAGCAATAATGTTCACGAATTAATCGACCAAAAGACTGGTAAGTCTGTTGTGCCTTACTTTGTTGAGGGTGCTAACTTGTTCGTTACTCAAGATGCAAAGTTGTCTTTAGAAAGAGCAGGATGTGTGATCTTTAAGGACGCCTCTACCAATAAGGGTGGTGTTACTTCCTCATCGTTGGAAGTGTTAGCATCATTGTCTTTCGATGATCAAGGATTCTTATCCAACATGTGTATTGATTCACAAACCGGAGTTACTCCAAAGTTCTACCAAGAATATGTTAAAGAGGCCCAAAGTATTATTGTTTCTAATGCtcaaaatgaatttgaagccTTATGGAAATTGAAATCTGAAACCGGCTTACCTTTCACACAATTGTCAGACAAGTTATCTGTTTCCATCAACAAATTGAGTGACGAGTTAGCTAACTCGAAGGAATTATGGAACGATGACCAAGACTTCAGAAATGCGGTTTTACTCGATTCATTGCCTCGCTtattattacaagaaattggtattgataatatctTAGCTAGGGTTCCAGAATCCTACTTGAAAGCATTATTTGCTACCCATTTGGCATCCTCATTTGTTTATTCAAGAGGTATTGATTCCAACCCAGCAAAGtttttggaatttatttcttctcttaGAAAGGAATATGTCCacaaaaaaattctttaaaatcaaatagaTTAAAGTTGTTTATGTCCTCCATCTACTAGATACGTAGATTTTATGTTCGTTTTATATGTTTTAGAATCCTACAactaattaataataataatatttaatacaagataattatattttctatGCACATTTACTGTAATATTGTAGCCtagtattaatataatatgtTCAAAAGTTTGTTTTCAGATATGCTGTTCTGATATTTCTAGAACAATACAAGTGAACGAAACCAATCAAATTAAAGCCaacaaaatgataaaattacTCTATTCAATCATTTTACGAAACCACCACCCCACGTATTTACATTAACTTCTAATGAAGCCATTTCTCCACTCCAAAACACAAAAGAATCCATAAATGTCCAACATTCGAACGATTAACATCCCTTTCTCTTATTTAGACAGACTTACTTCCTCTTGCAATTTGTTCAGCGCAATCTCTCTTTGCTTAACTTCATCATTAACCCTTCCCGTAACGTAGTCACCAATTAAAGCAAAGGCAAATGTAGACCCACCGATATAATATCTTACCCTTACCGGTAAGCTATTCCACTTGGCAAAGAATCccatattttaatgaagagTTTATGAAGAATAGAGTATTCAAATTGAACTTATCGcattaattaaaatcaaataatttttttttatggagaattgatttcatcCATAATGTCTATACAAAATTCTAAACGATTAAGTTTAGTCAAAACTGAATTACCACCTTGCTGCGTTAGAATATGCCCGTCTGACAATTCAGTTATTATCTTAGGAACCTATAAGTTAGAGGAAGATAGGACAAGACATGGATCAATCGATGtatatgaatatgatgaGCAAGacgataataaattaactATTTCAAAACAATATAAAGTAGACGGTGCCGTATtagatttaaaatttcataGTAAGAATGATTCGATATTGATATCGGCTCATTCGACCGGTAActtaatattttggaaaGTTGATGCTGCAAATAGGACAT
Proteins encoded:
- a CDS encoding DEHA2C10076p (no similarity), coding for MGFFAKWNSLPVRVRYYIGGSTFAFALIGDYVTGRVNDEVKQREIASNKLQEEVSSSK
- a CDS encoding DEHA2C10032p (no similarity); protein product: MTKQYTGWEKNMYTGCWARSSERTITEMGHFFWKQLAWMARAETCTTTGFEIGVRWALIWHLLAFIFGIFRGNEASRADGGQRIGIKTLNGLGIGYEWPEKEGLRGFWIWG
- a CDS encoding DEHA2C10054p (similar to uniprot|P33327 Saccharomyces cerevisiae YDL215c GDH2 NAD-specific glutamate dehydrogenase), with amino-acid sequence MTGELNIQGLSLDASNSNNSSVQSLKHGYIDSPFSGKKDQYEQVLDVLDSTGFIPESLIESEARWFYESLGIDDVFFARESAQGIANHIHSLYSCKVQAFATDSSDQPLIHYKREAEDHAVFFDTYGANDYTRNRFEERIDDKYIDPSSHLGTSYRGEYFSAPLNYKQDAILSGVFEKNADLSNQFVRCYFIYKNNYHHAEVSTDETDLEKIGDKTFLKIASAKTKELYSEIIKNVISNTGPVIKYFPIEESEEYRVVIGFRQKTSARYNSALSDLVNYYKLQTTRKYIEQFSNGVSIVSMYLTSKHNKTPVDLSIYQVIKEASLLYCIPHNYFHDRFISGELSLQESIYAQCGVIFVTHFLNRLGPEYNKLTALLDPAKSTNHAEVLNSLKKRLRSETFTQNYIQEIFDTKRDIVRKLYRQFADVHYIRSSMEKTLSYQRLSQITPVGTEEEFEELLNRECSQNEHHILVLKALFVFNNSILKTNFYTSTKVAISFRLNPTFLPATEYPEKPYGMFFIVGSDFRGFHIRFRDVARGGIRIVKSRSLDAYNTNARNLFDENYNLANTQQRKNKDIPEGGSKGVILLDPGVAQDRPRACFEKYIDSLIDLLLKQHIPGVKDSYVDLYNKQEILFLGPDEGTAHYVDWATLHAKARGAPWWKSFLTGKNPKLGGIPHDEYGMTSLSVRAYVNKIYEKLNIDDAKIRKFQTGGPDGDLGSNEILLSRNENYVGLVDGSGVIADPNGLDKQELLRLAKERKMICNYDKSKLSPAGYIVLVDDVNIKLPNGITVPNGVSFRNTFHLKIKEAFGTDKVDLFVPCGGRPAAIDSNNVHELIDQKTGKSVVPYFVEGANLFVTQDAKLSLERAGCVIFKDASTNKGGVTSSSLEVLASLSFDDQGFLSNMCIDSQTGVTPKFYQEYVKEAQSIIVSNAQNEFEALWKLKSETGLPFTQLSDKLSVSINKLSDELANSKELWNDDQDFRNAVLLDSLPRLLLQEIGIDNILARVPESYLKALFATHLASSFVYSRGIDSNPAKFLEFISSLRKEYVHKKIL
- a CDS encoding DEHA2C10010p (similar to uniprot|Q12265 Saccharomyces cerevisiae YOL061W PRS5 5-phospho-ribosyl-1(alpha)-pyrophosphate synthetase), whose protein sequence is MRDLFVLGGSSHPNLTRSICRNLTIDQAFVDSKKFSNGETSIEIQDSVREKDVFIIQSGCGHVNDNFLELLIMIAACKTASAKRVTAVLPLFPYSRQPDVPHAASLTGAPSVSTKKDKYTFESAPGTPRPLSRGESEAEGPVSPTPSSANSSQQTETLLSKATMNNVKQPVPTRVNTKIPSYTPTSIVTNSAATNLPCVDVYGKTESGYKQWIAQNGTLIANLLTTAGADRCITMDLHDPQFQGFFNIPVDNLYSKPLLKHYIIDYIPNYSDCVIVSPDSGGAKRATSIADALGCSFALIHKERRAKVANTPPSTNATNTGLHSVQNSLVATTMLVGDVKDRVCVLVDDLVDSSYTITRAAKLLKDQGAKYVYALVTHGIFSGDAINRINKSAVDKLIVTNSVPQNDNIGVLGDKLEVLDISRILAESIRRIHNGESVSMLFDHGW
- a CDS encoding DEHA2C09988p (similar to uniprot|Q99186 Saccharomyces cerevisiae YOL062c APM4 Clathrin associated protein), with the translated sequence MITALFIYNPKGDVLMSKLYNEGVKRNISDVFRIQVMSVNSQHYSNGGNGGREVRSPVLTLGSTSFIYIKSGLLWICAVTRSNQDCSAILEFLYKLESLLKVMLDETPGEKVLTEDMIVNNFSLVYELLDEVVEFGYPTNLELSYLQNLLTSVSANDKIFKLPNNALSGAKSLNSGLSRRKTVKLNSSNITWRNPDIKYRRNEIFLNVEEKINVLMNSQAEVLRAYVDGKIQMKTHLSGMPECRFGLNDDSLVLNSMSADRSAIPNSGSVTLEDCKFHQSVELNKFDSDRVIQFIPPDGEFQLMSYNCMSNINLPFGVYPQVHQLGNSRVSYKLRIKSLFPSKIPATGVQIKIPTPKGVINSYSTNSSGKSKFHPEANYIIWKFNKFFGNQEHDLTAEVELPHSSDADIKNLLNWARPPIKLEFTIDMFSCSGLTVKFLRVQEKSNYRTVKWVKYTSQSGSYDIRY